The Phycisphaerae bacterium RAS1 genome includes a region encoding these proteins:
- a CDS encoding Transposase DDE domain protein: MTECNGQGLLFSSLGRQKIVGDFAGGRLTTDAGGLLLREVDRRVGLVEALAGCLTDPRDPAKIVHAQRTMLAQRIFGIALGYEDLNDHATLRSDPLFAVLAEQTPDAAAPLASAPTLCRLENRVDRKALGRLAAALVGQFIASYDAPPAELVLDFDATHDPLHGKQDGRFFHGFYDCYCFLPLYVFCGDRLLVSYLRPSNIDAALHSAAILKLLVTRLRQVWPAVRIIVRGDSGFCRWRLMRWCDRHDVQYVLGLARNKTLEKQVAPWMAAAQAQFEAANQKVRNFHEFEYAAQTWDRARRVIVKAEHLPQGPNVRFVVTNLIDRRPQQIYDDLYTQRGEMENRIKEQQLMLFADRTSCHAFIANQFRLLLSSAAYVLVEHLRRTALLDTELAQAQTDTIRLRLFKVAARIVTSVRRVVLHLSSAYPLHELFARILARLRTGPPRRPAPA, from the coding sequence GTGACAGAGTGTAACGGCCAGGGGTTGCTGTTTTCCAGTCTGGGGCGGCAGAAGATTGTGGGCGATTTTGCGGGTGGGCGGCTCACGACGGATGCGGGCGGGTTGCTGCTGCGGGAAGTGGATCGGCGTGTGGGCCTGGTCGAGGCGCTGGCCGGGTGTCTGACTGATCCGCGTGATCCGGCGAAGATTGTGCATGCGCAGCGGACGATGTTGGCGCAGCGGATTTTCGGCATCGCGCTGGGCTACGAAGATCTGAACGATCACGCCACGCTGCGCAGCGATCCGCTGTTTGCGGTTCTGGCCGAGCAGACGCCTGACGCCGCGGCGCCGCTGGCCAGCGCGCCGACGCTGTGCCGGCTGGAGAATCGCGTCGATCGCAAAGCGCTGGGGCGTCTGGCGGCGGCGCTGGTCGGGCAGTTCATCGCGTCGTATGACGCGCCCCCGGCGGAACTGGTGCTGGACTTCGACGCCACGCACGACCCGCTGCATGGCAAACAGGACGGCCGCTTCTTTCACGGCTTTTACGACTGCTACTGCTTTTTGCCGCTGTACGTGTTCTGCGGCGATCGGCTGCTGGTCAGCTATCTGCGGCCCAGCAACATCGATGCGGCTCTGCACAGCGCCGCGATTCTCAAGCTGCTGGTGACGCGGCTGCGGCAGGTCTGGCCGGCGGTGCGGATCATCGTGCGCGGCGATTCGGGCTTCTGCCGCTGGCGGCTGATGCGCTGGTGCGACCGGCACGACGTGCAGTACGTGCTGGGCCTGGCGCGCAACAAAACGCTCGAAAAACAGGTCGCACCGTGGATGGCGGCGGCCCAGGCACAATTCGAGGCCGCGAATCAGAAGGTGCGCAACTTCCACGAATTCGAGTACGCCGCGCAGACCTGGGATCGCGCGCGGCGCGTGATCGTGAAGGCCGAACATCTGCCGCAAGGCCCGAACGTCCGCTTCGTGGTCACCAACCTCATCGATCGCCGTCCGCAGCAGATCTACGACGACCTCTACACGCAGCGCGGCGAGATGGAGAATCGCATCAAGGAGCAGCAGCTCATGCTGTTCGCCGACCGAACCAGCTGCCACGCGTTCATCGCCAATCAATTCCGGCTGCTGCTGTCGAGCGCCGCCTACGTGCTGGTCGAGCACCTGCGCCGCACCGCGCTGCTCGACACCGAACTGGCGCAGGCCCAGACCGACACCATCCGGCTCAGGCTCTTCAAGGTCGCCGCGCGGATCGTCACCAGCGTTCGGCGAGTCGTGCTGCACCTGTCGAGCGCCTATCCCCTGCACGAACTATTCGCCCGCATCCTCGCCCGCCTACGCACCGGCCCGCCCCGGCGACCCGCCCCGGCGTAG